The Malus domestica chromosome 17, GDT2T_hap1 genome contains the following window.
CGTCTTACAAGCCAAATATCCAACATCTATTATTATTATCATACATCTTTAAATTGACAGAAGAGAGGGAGCATGCTTGTTCTAAATCTTATTTGATTTGGAAGTGCTTGTGAGTGGACTGAGTCCTTGTACCAACATTGCGGCTTGAGCCTTCCACCGCATGAGACTCGGCTGGATTCTTCCTTCGTCGTTCATTGTGTCCTGACAAACGGCTACGACAGCTCCGTTTGGTGTCGTCAAATTCTGATAGCTCATGAAATCTgcaacacaacaacaacaacattcTGCATCAGGATGCTTGTTTATTTATCATCTATGCAATGAGATCTAAGTCTTCGTCGATCGagcaatttttgtttatttttagagTAGCAATACATATCATCAAATTGAGGAATCTTCACCTACTGCTATACAAAACGTGTTATATAGAAATAGATGAAGCACAAACTTGTACCAGTAAACCGCTCTGACGGTGTTCTTGCTAGATATATACTTAAATAATTCAGCCTCATTACTAATTGGAAAGAGTAAATTAATTAACATTCACAGAACCATACAACTTTGAATTGTGAACTTAATATTGTCAGCGATCGATATAAGAAAACgaagaaatgtaaaataaagAGTAGCAGTGTACATcaaccccacacacacacacatatagaaGAAACCAGTAACTACAAATTATGCAATTTCTGCCAAATCAATATATAAACAATTACTATAAATTTTCATACgctcggaaaaaaaaaattaatagaaaccagagaataaaaatgaaaattgcaATACCTGCTGCATTGCTGGCAAAACCTTTGGTGGAGGCCAGAGACAAGCACAACCTGAGACTTGGaatgaaggtcacaaaccttaTGCTTTCTGTGATATTTCTTTTCATCGCTCAGATCAGCTGTGCACCTGTCTGCCTGACACCGTCTCATtgcacctcctcctcctcctgatGATGACGACAACGATCTCTTACCTTTCTTCATCCTGTCCACTTGCAGCTCATCATCaaattcctcctcctccttcttcaccaccaccaccaccacatgcGGCTTCTCCTTCATCTGCTTGTCCGAGTCCAATTTACTCATCCCCTCCATCAATGGATTGACCCCAGATGATATTattatttggtttggtttgggagtAGGGATGTGGTGGAACAAGGGGAgggggaaggaaggagaagagtaAAAAGTAGACGTGATGAAGGAGCAGGAGGAGTGggagagtgagtgagtgagtgaggaCCACAAGAATCTCCTCCATAATTCATTTTTCTGAGGAGTCTTGTTTGCTTCTTGTTCGTTGTTTAGCAGCTTCTACTTGTACAACAATAATGCATAGCATAGGCCATAGCATAGGCCATAGGGGTCAGAGACAACAGAGGGGAAGGGGTAATACCgaagaaaagttaaaaataagCAAACCCAAAAGATTTGGGTTTCATTCTTCCATGTTTACAAATCAAAGCATGCCAAATatgcagattttttttttttaatcaacgcCCGTAACCACTTAATAGCATCTCCAATATAAAATTTCCAAAGGTTGTTTAACCTATTCAGAATGGGACACTTAAAC
Protein-coding sequences here:
- the LOC103405646 gene encoding squamosa promoter-binding protein 1-like, whose protein sequence is MEGMSKLDSDKQMKEKPHVVVVVVKKEEEEFDDELQVDRMKKGKRSLSSSSGGGGGAMRRCQADRCTADLSDEKKYHRKHKVCDLHSKSQVVLVSGLHQRFCQQCSRFHELSEFDDTKRSCRSRLSGHNERRRKNPAESHAVEGSSRNVGTRTQSTHKHFQIK